A genomic segment from Stenotrophomonas maltophilia encodes:
- a CDS encoding 3-hydroxyacyl-CoA dehydrogenase/enoyl-CoA hydratase family protein translates to MSNSLLVRRAAVLGAGVMGAQIAAHLTNAGVDTVLFDLPAKEGPADGIVLKAIANLGKLSPAPLASKSLAEAITPANYESGLEQLKDCDLIIEAIAERMDWKQDLYKKIAPFVADHAVLASNTSGLGINKLADVLPEQLRHRFCGVHFFNPPRYMHLAELIPATTTDAAVLEGLEEFLVTTLGKGVVYAKDTPNFIGNRIGVFSILSTIHHTQQFGLGFDEVDGLTGPLVGRPKSATYRTSDVVGLDTMAHVIKTMGDTLPNDPWHEFFKSPKWLDALISKGALGQKTGAGIFRKVGKDIVVLDLEKQDYRPADRAAAPEVVEILKIRNPAEKFAKLRESQHPQAQFLWATFRDLFHYSAYHLTDIAETARDVDLAIRWGYGWSLGPFETWQAAGWKQVAQWIADDIVAGKSMSNAPLPDWVFDGRDGVHAAEGSYSPSRNAKLPRSSLPVYQRQRFPDPLLGEKFAPGETVFENDGLRMWHDGDGIAVVSFKTKMNTVSDQVLDGLQECVSRAEKDFQGLVIWQQKEPFSAGADLAGALGLLQAGKVDQFEEMVANFQRTSQRIKYSLVPVVAAVRGLALGGGCEFQMHSAKTVAFLESYIGLVEAGVGLLPAGGGLKELAVRASQAAGPGGDVFAELKKTFETVAMAKVSNSAVNAKELGLLRSTDKVVFNSYEALHIAKAEARALAEAGYRPPLPARRIQVAGDVGIATFKMMLVNMLEGRFISPYDYEIAERIATVLCGGKVDRGTLVDEEWLLTLERKHFVELAQQEKTQARIAHMLKTGKPLRN, encoded by the coding sequence ATGTCCAATTCCCTGCTAGTCCGCCGCGCCGCCGTGCTGGGTGCCGGCGTCATGGGTGCCCAGATCGCCGCCCACCTCACCAACGCTGGCGTCGACACCGTGCTGTTCGACCTGCCTGCGAAGGAAGGCCCGGCCGATGGCATCGTGCTGAAGGCGATCGCCAACCTGGGCAAGCTGAGCCCGGCGCCGCTGGCCAGCAAGTCGCTGGCCGAAGCCATCACCCCGGCCAACTACGAGTCCGGCCTGGAGCAGCTGAAGGACTGCGACCTGATCATCGAGGCCATCGCCGAGCGCATGGACTGGAAGCAGGACCTGTACAAGAAGATCGCCCCGTTCGTGGCCGACCACGCCGTGCTGGCCTCCAACACCTCCGGCCTGGGCATCAACAAGCTGGCCGACGTGCTGCCCGAGCAGCTGCGCCACCGCTTCTGCGGCGTGCACTTCTTCAACCCGCCGCGCTACATGCACCTGGCCGAGCTGATCCCGGCCACCACCACCGATGCCGCCGTGCTGGAAGGTCTGGAAGAATTCCTGGTCACCACCCTGGGCAAGGGCGTGGTGTACGCCAAGGACACCCCGAACTTCATCGGCAACCGCATCGGCGTGTTCTCGATCCTGTCGACCATCCACCACACCCAGCAGTTCGGCCTGGGCTTCGATGAAGTGGACGGCCTGACCGGCCCGCTGGTCGGTCGTCCGAAGTCGGCCACCTACCGCACCTCCGACGTGGTCGGCCTGGACACCATGGCGCACGTCATCAAGACCATGGGCGATACCCTGCCGAACGACCCGTGGCACGAGTTCTTCAAGTCGCCGAAGTGGCTGGACGCGCTGATTTCCAAGGGCGCACTGGGCCAGAAGACCGGCGCCGGCATCTTCCGCAAGGTCGGCAAGGACATCGTGGTGCTGGACCTGGAGAAGCAGGACTACCGCCCGGCTGACCGCGCTGCCGCGCCGGAAGTGGTCGAGATCCTGAAGATCAGGAACCCGGCCGAGAAGTTCGCCAAGCTGCGCGAAAGCCAGCACCCGCAGGCGCAGTTCCTGTGGGCGACCTTCCGCGACCTGTTCCACTACAGCGCCTACCACCTGACCGACATCGCCGAGACCGCGCGCGACGTCGACCTGGCCATCCGCTGGGGCTACGGCTGGTCGCTGGGCCCGTTCGAAACCTGGCAGGCCGCCGGCTGGAAGCAGGTCGCGCAGTGGATCGCCGATGACATCGTCGCCGGCAAGAGCATGAGCAACGCCCCGCTGCCGGACTGGGTGTTCGATGGCCGCGATGGCGTGCATGCCGCCGAAGGCAGCTACAGCCCGTCGCGCAACGCCAAGCTGCCGCGCTCGTCGCTGCCGGTGTACCAGCGCCAGCGTTTCCCGGATCCGCTGCTGGGCGAAAAGTTCGCGCCGGGCGAGACCGTGTTCGAGAACGACGGCCTGCGCATGTGGCACGACGGTGATGGCATCGCCGTGGTCAGCTTCAAGACCAAGATGAACACCGTGTCCGACCAGGTGCTGGACGGCCTGCAGGAATGCGTGAGCCGCGCCGAGAAGGACTTCCAGGGCCTGGTGATCTGGCAGCAGAAGGAACCCTTCTCCGCCGGTGCCGACCTGGCCGGTGCCCTCGGCCTGCTGCAGGCCGGCAAGGTCGACCAGTTCGAAGAAATGGTGGCCAACTTCCAGCGCACCAGCCAGCGCATCAAGTACTCGCTGGTGCCGGTGGTTGCCGCCGTGCGCGGCCTGGCGCTGGGTGGTGGCTGCGAGTTCCAGATGCACAGCGCCAAGACCGTGGCCTTCCTGGAAAGCTACATCGGCCTGGTCGAGGCCGGCGTCGGCCTGCTGCCGGCCGGTGGTGGCCTGAAAGAACTGGCGGTGCGCGCCTCGCAGGCCGCTGGCCCGGGCGGTGACGTGTTCGCCGAACTGAAGAAGACCTTCGAGACCGTGGCGATGGCCAAGGTCTCCAACTCGGCGGTCAACGCCAAGGAACTGGGCCTGCTGCGCAGCACCGACAAGGTGGTGTTCAACAGCTACGAAGCCCTGCACATCGCCAAGGCCGAAGCACGCGCCCTGGCCGAAGCGGGCTACCGTCCGCCGCTGCCGGCACGCCGCATCCAGGTGGCCGGTGACGTGGGTATCGCCACCTTCAAGATGATGCTGGTCAACATGCTGGAAGGCCGCTTCATCAGCCCGTACGACTACGAGATCGCCGAGCGCATCGCCACCGTGCTGTGCGGCGGCAAGGTCGACCGCGGCACCCTGGTCGACGAAGAGTGGCTGCTGACCCTGGAGCGCAAGCACTTCGTCGAACTGGCCCAGCAGGAAAAGACCCAGGCCCGCATCGCGCACATGCTGAAGACCGGCAAGCCGCTGCGTAACTGA
- a CDS encoding TetR/AcrR family transcriptional regulator, whose amino-acid sequence MAKPAHFSTKDRILGAAEELFAQHGFAGTSLRQVTSQADVNIAAVNYHFGSKENLVNEVFRRRMDEMTGARLSQLERARSEHPGQLRPVLAAFVEPALALAQDRQNGGAFVRVIARAYAEKNDNLRKFLSDHYGHVLRAFGKAIAECAPDLSKEELYWRLDFLAGSLTYAMADFGLIKRPAGVTEAAHRAHAAHELIHFAEAGFRAAARASALPASL is encoded by the coding sequence ATGGCCAAACCCGCCCACTTCTCGACCAAGGACCGGATCCTCGGCGCGGCCGAGGAGCTGTTCGCACAGCACGGCTTCGCCGGCACCTCGCTGCGCCAGGTGACGAGCCAGGCCGACGTCAACATCGCAGCGGTCAACTACCACTTCGGCTCCAAGGAAAACCTGGTCAACGAGGTGTTCCGCCGCCGCATGGACGAGATGACCGGCGCCCGCCTGTCGCAGCTCGAACGCGCCCGCAGCGAACACCCCGGGCAGCTGCGCCCGGTGCTGGCCGCCTTCGTCGAGCCGGCACTGGCGCTGGCCCAGGACCGCCAGAACGGCGGCGCCTTCGTGCGCGTGATCGCCCGCGCCTACGCCGAGAAGAACGACAACCTGCGCAAATTCCTGTCCGACCACTACGGCCACGTGCTGCGTGCGTTCGGCAAGGCGATCGCCGAATGCGCGCCCGACCTGAGCAAGGAAGAGCTGTACTGGCGCCTGGACTTCCTGGCCGGCTCGCTCACCTATGCCATGGCCGACTTCGGGCTGATCAAGCGTCCCGCCGGTGTCACCGAAGCGGCGCATCGTGCCCATGCCGCCCACGAACTGATCCATTTCGCCGAAGCCGGGTTCCGCGCCGCCGCACGCGCCAGCGCCCTGCCCGCTTCCCTTTGA
- the ndk gene encoding nucleoside-diphosphate kinase, which yields MALERTLSIIKPDAVAKNVIGEIYARFEKAGLKVVAAKYKQLSRREAEGFYAVHRERPFFNALVEFMISGPVMIQALEGENAVLAHRDLLGATNPKEAAAGTIRADFAESIDANAAHGSDSVENAAIEIAYFFAATEVVSR from the coding sequence ATGGCGCTGGAGCGCACCCTTTCGATCATCAAGCCGGACGCCGTTGCCAAGAACGTCATCGGCGAAATCTACGCCCGCTTCGAGAAGGCCGGCCTGAAGGTCGTGGCCGCCAAGTACAAGCAGCTGTCGCGCCGTGAAGCCGAAGGCTTCTACGCCGTGCACCGCGAGCGTCCGTTCTTCAACGCGCTGGTCGAGTTCATGATCTCCGGCCCGGTGATGATCCAGGCCCTGGAAGGCGAGAACGCCGTCCTGGCCCACCGCGACCTGCTGGGCGCCACCAACCCGAAGGAAGCCGCTGCGGGCACCATCCGCGCCGACTTCGCCGAATCCATCGATGCCAACGCCGCCCACGGCTCGGACTCGGTCGAGAATGCCGCGATTGAAATCGCCTACTTCTTCGCCGCCACCGAAGTCGTCTCGCGCTGA
- the rlmN gene encoding 23S rRNA (adenine(2503)-C(2))-methyltransferase RlmN has product MNEVVQSPAIQPLPKSAPTAGKQNLLDLDRAGLEKFFVEVLGEKKFRAHQVMKWIHHRYVTDFDEMTDLGKVLRAKLQAHAEVLVPNIVFDKPSADGTHKWLLAMGVDGKNAIETVYIPDKTRGTLCVSSQVGCGLNCTFCSTATQGFNRNLTTAEIIGQVWVAARHLGNVPHQMRRLTNVVMMGMGEPLMNFDNVVRAMSVMRDDLGYGLANKRVTLSTSGLVPQIDRLSAESDVSLAVSLHAPNDALRETLVPLNKKYPIAELMASCARYLRANKRRESVTFEYTLMKGINDKPEHARELARLMRQFDNAVQAKDSGKVNLIPFNPFPGTRYERSEEAHIRAFQKILLDSNVLTMVRRTRGDDIDAACGQLKGQVMDRTRRQAEFNKTLQAGKGSDAAA; this is encoded by the coding sequence GTGAACGAGGTCGTACAGTCCCCCGCCATCCAGCCGCTGCCGAAGTCGGCACCCACGGCTGGCAAGCAGAACCTGCTCGACCTCGATCGCGCGGGCCTGGAGAAGTTCTTCGTCGAGGTTCTCGGCGAGAAGAAGTTCCGTGCCCATCAGGTGATGAAGTGGATCCACCATCGCTACGTCACCGATTTCGATGAAATGACCGACCTCGGCAAGGTCCTGCGCGCCAAGCTGCAGGCCCATGCCGAGGTGCTGGTTCCCAACATCGTGTTCGACAAGCCCTCCGCCGACGGCACCCACAAGTGGCTGCTGGCGATGGGCGTGGATGGCAAGAACGCCATCGAGACCGTGTACATCCCGGACAAGACCCGTGGCACGCTGTGCGTGTCCTCGCAGGTCGGTTGCGGCCTGAACTGCACGTTCTGCTCCACCGCCACCCAGGGCTTCAACCGCAACCTGACCACCGCCGAGATCATCGGCCAGGTGTGGGTTGCCGCACGCCACCTGGGCAACGTGCCGCACCAGATGCGCCGCCTCACCAATGTGGTGATGATGGGCATGGGCGAGCCGCTGATGAATTTCGACAACGTCGTGCGCGCCATGAGCGTGATGCGCGACGACCTGGGCTACGGCCTGGCCAACAAGCGCGTGACCCTGTCGACCTCCGGCCTGGTGCCGCAGATCGACCGCCTGTCCGCCGAAAGCGACGTGTCGCTGGCGGTATCGCTGCATGCGCCGAACGACGCGCTGCGCGAGACGCTGGTGCCGCTCAACAAGAAGTACCCGATCGCCGAGCTGATGGCCTCGTGCGCACGTTACCTGCGCGCCAACAAGCGCCGCGAATCGGTCACCTTCGAATACACCCTGATGAAGGGCATCAACGACAAGCCCGAGCATGCCCGCGAGCTGGCCCGCCTGATGCGCCAGTTCGACAACGCGGTGCAGGCCAAGGATTCGGGCAAGGTCAACCTGATTCCCTTCAATCCGTTCCCGGGCACTCGCTACGAGCGTTCGGAAGAAGCGCACATCCGCGCCTTCCAGAAGATCCTGCTCGACAGCAACGTGCTGACCATGGTCCGCCGCACCCGTGGCGACGACATCGACGCCGCCTGTGGCCAGCTCAAGGGCCAGGTGATGGACCGCACCCGCCGCCAGGCGGAGTTCAACAAGACGCTGCAGGCGGGGAAGGGGAGCGATGCCGCGGCCTGA